From a single Solidesulfovibrio fructosivorans JJ] genomic region:
- a CDS encoding penicillin-binding protein 1A translates to MKKFLILLVLLVFVGIVSGAAGLIGLYYWASSDLPSFRKITDYRPPLVTTIYTRDNKVLGYLYSEKRFLVTLSEMPEFLPKAFLAAEDATFYQHEGVDLSAIVRAMIKNLQRGGIRQGGSTITQQVIKRLLLSSEKSYKRKIKEAILAYRLEKYLTKDEILTIYLNQIYLGSRAYGVEAAARTYFGVHVGDLTLAQAALLAGLPQAPSRYSPFRDFQAAKNRQKYVLGRMLAQGWITQAQHDQAVAEPLVFKSMPDPSWEVAPFYLEEVRRELIDRFGEDQVYNGGLHVRTAVDLKHQEAAERALREGLVASEKRRGYKPALEKLDKDKFADFLAHSNVPASLLTPGRWLKALVTEVGGQGVTVRFGDKYGFIPASEVGWAKGRVEVGDIVWTSVLAEPEKPGARKEEAEAPAPKGKKGKAESRKAAPSASSRPMWKLAMQLEPRIEGAIVSMDPRTGEVLACVGGFSFEKSQFNRATQSFRQPGSSFKPIVYSVAMDNGMTPATVVMDAPFSYRDPWSGQVWSPGNYEGNFSGPMTLRAALSKSKNLVTVRVAQQVGMKKIIARAQELGLRGEFVPYLPVSLGAVAVNLLDMIHAYSAFARDGSTITPRFVLDVKSPWGEELYVNKPEIKQVLTPQTAYIMDCMLKEVVRAGTATRVKVLGRPIAGKTGTTNDFQDAWFMGFSPYLLTGCYVGFDQPKPMGRGETGGRAALPIWLAYREAVENDYPVEDFSRPPGIVMANVDGVPMAFKEGTERGSMAVMDEEQEKAFFTDPNAPLGKGEDLLKQMF, encoded by the coding sequence GTGAAAAAATTCCTCATTTTGCTTGTTCTGTTGGTGTTCGTCGGCATCGTCTCCGGGGCCGCCGGCCTTATCGGCTTGTACTACTGGGCCTCGAGCGATCTGCCGAGTTTCCGCAAAATCACCGACTACCGCCCGCCGCTGGTCACGACCATCTACACCCGCGACAACAAGGTGCTCGGCTACCTCTATTCCGAAAAGCGCTTTTTGGTGACGCTCTCGGAGATGCCCGAGTTTTTGCCCAAGGCCTTCCTGGCCGCCGAGGACGCCACCTTCTACCAGCACGAGGGCGTGGACCTTTCGGCCATCGTCCGGGCCATGATCAAAAACCTCCAGCGCGGCGGCATCCGGCAGGGCGGTTCCACCATCACCCAGCAGGTCATCAAGCGGCTGCTTTTGTCCTCGGAAAAAAGCTACAAGCGCAAGATCAAGGAAGCCATCCTAGCCTATCGCCTGGAGAAGTACCTGACCAAGGACGAAATCCTCACCATCTACCTCAACCAGATCTACCTGGGCTCCCGGGCCTACGGCGTGGAAGCGGCGGCGCGGACCTATTTCGGCGTCCACGTCGGCGACCTGACCCTGGCCCAGGCCGCGCTTCTGGCCGGCCTGCCCCAGGCGCCTTCGCGCTACAGTCCGTTTCGGGATTTCCAGGCGGCCAAGAACCGCCAGAAATACGTGCTCGGCCGCATGCTGGCCCAGGGCTGGATCACCCAGGCCCAGCACGACCAGGCCGTGGCCGAGCCGCTGGTCTTTAAAAGCATGCCCGACCCGTCCTGGGAGGTGGCCCCGTTCTACCTCGAGGAGGTGCGCCGGGAACTCATCGACCGTTTCGGCGAGGATCAGGTCTACAACGGCGGCCTGCACGTGCGCACGGCCGTGGACCTCAAGCACCAGGAAGCGGCCGAACGGGCCCTGCGCGAGGGGCTGGTCGCCTCGGAGAAGCGCCGGGGCTACAAGCCGGCCCTGGAAAAGCTCGACAAGGACAAGTTCGCGGATTTTCTGGCCCACAGCAACGTCCCCGCGTCGCTTTTGACCCCGGGGCGCTGGCTCAAGGCCCTGGTCACGGAGGTCGGCGGCCAGGGCGTGACCGTGCGCTTCGGCGACAAGTACGGCTTCATTCCGGCCAGCGAGGTCGGCTGGGCCAAGGGCCGGGTGGAAGTCGGCGACATCGTCTGGACGTCGGTGCTGGCCGAGCCCGAAAAGCCCGGCGCCCGCAAGGAGGAGGCCGAGGCCCCGGCCCCCAAGGGCAAGAAGGGCAAGGCCGAATCGAGGAAAGCCGCGCCGTCGGCGTCCTCCCGGCCCATGTGGAAGCTGGCCATGCAGCTCGAGCCGCGCATCGAGGGGGCCATCGTGTCCATGGACCCGCGCACGGGCGAGGTGCTGGCCTGCGTCGGCGGCTTCTCCTTCGAAAAAAGCCAGTTCAACCGGGCCACCCAGTCGTTTCGCCAGCCCGGTTCGTCGTTTAAGCCCATCGTCTATTCCGTGGCCATGGACAACGGCATGACCCCGGCCACGGTGGTCATGGACGCGCCCTTTTCCTACCGCGATCCCTGGAGCGGCCAGGTCTGGTCCCCGGGCAACTACGAGGGCAACTTTTCCGGTCCCATGACGCTTCGGGCCGCGCTGTCCAAGTCGAAAAACCTGGTCACGGTGCGGGTGGCCCAGCAGGTGGGCATGAAAAAGATCATCGCCCGGGCCCAGGAACTGGGGCTGCGGGGCGAATTCGTGCCGTACCTGCCGGTGAGCCTGGGAGCGGTGGCCGTCAACCTGCTGGACATGATCCACGCCTATTCCGCCTTTGCCCGCGACGGCTCGACCATCACCCCGCGCTTCGTCCTGGACGTCAAGAGCCCCTGGGGCGAGGAACTCTACGTCAACAAGCCCGAGATCAAGCAGGTGCTCACGCCCCAGACCGCCTACATCATGGACTGCATGCTCAAGGAAGTGGTGCGGGCCGGCACGGCCACGCGGGTGAAGGTCCTCGGCCGGCCCATCGCCGGCAAGACCGGCACCACCAACGACTTCCAGGATGCCTGGTTCATGGGCTTTTCGCCCTATCTGCTGACCGGCTGCTACGTCGGCTTCGACCAGCCCAAACCCATGGGCAGGGGCGAGACCGGCGGGCGGGCGGCCCTGCCCATCTGGCTGGCCTACCGCGAAGCCGTGGAGAACGATTATCCGGTGGAGGATTTCTCGCGGCCCCCGGGCATCGTCATGGCCAACGTGGACGGCGTGCCCATGGCCTTCAAGGAGGGCACCGAACGCGGTTCCATGGCCGTCATGGACGAGGAGCAGGAGAAGGCCTTTTTCACCGACCCCAACGCGCCCCTCGGCAAGGGCGAGGACCTGCTCAAGCAGATGTTCTGA
- a CDS encoding YkgJ family cysteine cluster protein: MNALSRSGDSPGSRNPESCRRCAAAGPTCCTLTPGHEELCFPISEVERHRIAEHVGLSLGAFTPEANSGAFLSCMRRLFPREGKLLESLFPESGRHLRLSVSPGGHCVFLQADGCRLPREARPYYCRLFPFWMADGRVTAFAAASCLVHRQGRTVAGMLTLLAATEGQVRDLHGRLRLAWGLPPREDMPAVTPVPARFGT, from the coding sequence GTGAACGCCTTATCCCGGTCCGGGGATTCCCCCGGGTCGCGCAATCCGGAAAGCTGCCGCCGTTGTGCCGCGGCCGGCCCCACATGCTGCACGCTGACGCCCGGGCATGAGGAATTGTGTTTCCCCATCTCCGAGGTGGAGCGGCACCGCATTGCCGAACATGTGGGCCTTTCGCTCGGGGCGTTCACGCCGGAAGCCAATTCCGGGGCGTTTCTCTCCTGTATGCGTCGGCTTTTCCCCCGTGAGGGCAAGTTGCTCGAAAGTCTTTTTCCCGAATCGGGCCGCCACCTGCGCCTGTCGGTCTCTCCCGGGGGGCACTGCGTGTTTCTGCAGGCCGACGGATGCCGCTTGCCAAGGGAGGCCCGGCCGTATTATTGCCGCCTCTTCCCATTCTGGATGGCTGACGGACGGGTCACGGCCTTTGCCGCCGCCAGCTGTCTCGTCCACCGCCAGGGCCGCACCGTCGCCGGGATGCTCACGCTTCTTGCGGCGACCGAGGGGCAGGTGCGCGATCTCCACGGCCGGCTGCGACTGGCCTGGGGGCTTCCTCCCCGGGAAGACATGCCCGCGGTCACTCCCGTCCCAGCGAGATTTGGCACGTGA
- a CDS encoding peroxiredoxin has protein sequence MSDIEALPCPPRLGEPAPDFEIETTQGILRLEDFRGSWLVLFSHPADFTPVCATEIIAFAGARETLRASGCELLGLSVDSIFSHIAWVRSLESRFSVTVDFPLGADTTGMVARRYGMRMPAESPNEPSRVTFVIDDRQIVRAHLAYPMTTGRNVDEIVRLVAALQTTDARGVATPAGWKPGEAVLVPPPRTKAMAEERVKAGGPGCPDWYFCKKETA, from the coding sequence ATGAGCGACATTGAAGCCCTGCCGTGCCCCCCGCGTCTCGGGGAGCCCGCCCCGGATTTCGAGATCGAAACCACCCAGGGCATTCTGCGTCTGGAAGATTTCCGGGGAAGCTGGCTGGTGCTTTTTTCCCATCCGGCGGATTTCACTCCGGTGTGCGCCACGGAGATCATCGCCTTCGCCGGCGCGCGCGAGACCCTGCGCGCCAGCGGCTGCGAACTGCTCGGGCTGTCCGTGGATTCCATCTTTTCCCACATCGCCTGGGTGCGCTCCCTGGAGTCGCGGTTTTCGGTCACCGTCGATTTCCCCTTGGGCGCGGACACCACCGGCATGGTGGCGCGGCGCTACGGCATGCGCATGCCTGCCGAATCGCCCAACGAGCCGTCACGCGTGACCTTCGTCATCGATGACCGCCAGATCGTGCGGGCCCATCTCGCCTACCCCATGACAACCGGCCGCAATGTCGACGAGATCGTGCGGCTGGTCGCGGCCCTGCAGACGACCGACGCCCGCGGCGTCGCCACCCCGGCCGGCTGGAAGCCGGGCGAGGCGGTGCTCGTCCCGCCGCCCCGCACCAAGGCCATGGCCGAGGAGCGGGTGAAGGCGGGCGGGCCGGGCTGCCCGGATTGGTATTTTTGCAAAAAGGAGACTGCATGA